A window of Enterobacter ludwigii genomic DNA:
GAAATCCAGTACCGTCAGCCATTCAATATGGGGGCCGCTTGGCAAACGGAAAATATCCTACGTTAAGCCTGTTTCTTTAGCTGGCATTACAAAAAGCGAGCGTCTGCATGGTACAGACAGACACCCGAATACGATAAAAATGAGACGAAAAAAACGGTAATGCTGTCAACCTGTTGATGACTATTTTAATCTGTAGTCATTCAATCCTTGTAACATCAGGATGATCCTGGTGTCAGTGAAAATACGAAATCAACACGTTGGTATCATTACCCACCTGTGAACTGACGTCGGCATTTTGAATCTCACTTCGGCGTGCCCCCTCCGAATGGCGCAAAACATTTCGTGGTATGGCATGATAGCACCCGAAGAGAGTCAATTCAGGGTGGTAAATGTGAAACCAGTAACGCTATACGATGTCGCAGAGTATGCCGGTGTCTCTTATCAGACCGTTTCCCGCGTGGTGAACCAGGCCAGCCACGTCTCTGCGAAAACGCGGGAAAAGGTGGAAGCGGCGATGGCGCAGCTGAACTACATTCCCAACCGCGTGGCACAACAACTGGCGGGGAAACAGTCGTTGCTGATTGGCGTTGCTACCTCCAGTCTGGCCCTGCACGCGCCGTCGCAAATTGTCGCGGCGATTAAATCTCGCGCCGATCAACTGGGTGCCAGCGTGGTGGTGTCGATGGTAGAACGAAGCGGCGTCGAAGCCTGTAAAGCGGCGGTGCACAATCTTCTCGCGCAACGCGTCAGTGGGCTGATCATTAACTATCCGCTGGATGACCAGGATGCCATTGCTGTGGAAGCTGCCTGCGCTAATGTTCCGGCGTTATTTCTTGATGTCTCTGACCAGACTCCCATCAACAGTATTATTTTCTCCCATGAAGACGGTACGCGACTGGGCGTGGAGCATCTGGTCGCATTGGGTCACCAGCAAATCGCGCTGTTAGCGGGCCCATTAAGTTCTGTCTCGGCGCGTCTGCGTCTGGCGGGCTGGCATAAATATCTCACTCGCAATCAAATTCATCCGATAGCGGAACGGGAAGGCGACTGGAGTGCCATGTCCGGTTTTCAACAAACCATGCAAATGCTAAATGAGGGCATCGTTCCCACTGCGATGCTGGTTGCCAACGATCAGATGGCGCTGGGCGCAATGCGCGCCATTACCGAGTCCGGGTTGCGCGTTGGTGCGGATATCTCGGTAGTGGGATACGACGATACCGAAGACAGCTCGTGTTATATCCCGCCGTTAACCACCATCAAACAGGATTTTCGCCTGCTGGGGCAAACCAGCGTGGACCGCTTGCTGAAACTCTCTCAGGGCCAGGCGGTGAAGAGCAATCAGCTGTTGCCCGTCTCACTGGTGAAAAGAAAAACCACCCTGGCGCCCAATACGCAAACCACCTCTCCCCGCACGTTGGCAGATTCCTTAATGCAGCTGGCACGACAAGTTTCCCGACTTGAAAGCGGGCAGTGAGCGCAACGCAATTAATGTGAGTCAGCTCACTCATTAGGCACCCCAGGCTTTACACTCTATGTGTCCGGCTCGTATGTTATGCGAAAATGTGAGCGGATAACAATTCACGCAGGATACAACTATGACAATGATTACGGATTCACTGGCCGTCGTATTACAACGTCGTGACTGGGAAAACCCTGGCGTTACCCAACTTAATCGCCTTGCGGCACATCCCCCTTTCGCCAGCTGGCGTAATAGCGAAGAGGCTCGCACCGATCGCCCTTCCCAAGAGTCGCGCAGCCTGAATGGTGAATGGCGCTTTGCCTGGTTTCCGGCACCAGAAGCGGTACCAGAAAGCTGGCTGGAGCGCGATCTTCCTGACGCCGATACTGTCATCGTCCCCTCAAACTGGCAGATGCACGGTTACGATGCGCCTATCTACACCAACGTGACCTATCCCATTGCGGTCAATCCGCCGTA
This region includes:
- the lacI gene encoding DNA-binding transcriptional repressor LacI; this translates as MKPVTLYDVAEYAGVSYQTVSRVVNQASHVSAKTREKVEAAMAQLNYIPNRVAQQLAGKQSLLIGVATSSLALHAPSQIVAAIKSRADQLGASVVVSMVERSGVEACKAAVHNLLAQRVSGLIINYPLDDQDAIAVEAACANVPALFLDVSDQTPINSIIFSHEDGTRLGVEHLVALGHQQIALLAGPLSSVSARLRLAGWHKYLTRNQIHPIAEREGDWSAMSGFQQTMQMLNEGIVPTAMLVANDQMALGAMRAITESGLRVGADISVVGYDDTEDSSCYIPPLTTIKQDFRLLGQTSVDRLLKLSQGQAVKSNQLLPVSLVKRKTTLAPNTQTTSPRTLADSLMQLARQVSRLESGQ